TCAGTATCAATAGAAAGCAAAAATGGTATAATTTTACCATTTAGGTATCAAATTGAAGTGTGAAATGGGCATAGGAAGGTATCAATTTATGTTTCATCTGTTAAAAACAACATATACTCTCTGTCACAAAAAAGAAACATTCAAGTTCGTCAGGTTCCACTCCAGAAACACAACAGGGAACCCTAAATATATTCCGTAGTTGGAAACCATCAAATTATTTGCTTAGTTTACCACCAATTCCATCTTAGACTTTTTATCTCCTTTTTCCACACTACAACTAGCATAAAATACTTTTTCCTTGAACTATTGCAATATCCTAAACAGCGACACTTCAGAACAACCCCACTCAGTTTCAATGTATGACATAGAATACATCAAGGTCATTTTTCATGGTAATTCTTACATGTCtttaaatacattatttattttcaaatttaggaTGTATTTAGTAGTTTAGATATAATTTTGTGCATGAATTTTTTATTCACCattcaaaaaattatgattACCCTAATCAAACAACAGTCCTTCAGGGCAGGGCAGATGATTTTAGATAACTGCCATTTGAGAAAGAAAGTGCAGGATCTATATGGCAAAAACTAAATTCCAGCTGGGATAGTAAAAGAATAATACAACTGTTTAATAACTTCAGAAACTTTGATGGATCtgaaaaaatgagagaaaattcaaacttgtaccctaaatgtcactttaaacatttttttgaaagcaaacacCAACTTCATTAACTTAAAACAGAGGAGAAAACATCAGAAATAATGCTAGGTGGGAACGAATTCCACTCCCTGCAACCAGCTATGAATACGGCTTCCCGGGCTAACTTATGGGCTTCCATATTCGCTGATCGCTTGACAAATTGAAAGCTAATATTGGAGAAGTCCTTAGCTATTTTCTTAACATCTTCAAGAACCAAATCAAATGATGAAGCCAAGCTATCACTACGCAGGCCCTGGATAACAAGGAGAGCGTCCGTTTCGATCTGCACTGCATCGCACATTCGTACCTCCTCAACTTTAGCCAAGTAATCGATGATCGGATAGCCAGAGCTTCTGCCAACTTTGGAGTGAGTAATCCCTTCCAACTTTCCTCCCTGGCTGCAATGAAGGACCCTGCAGCATCCCGCAGTATGAAACCAAAACCAGCCTGTCCAGAATTATTGTCAATAGCTGCGTCCACATTAAGCTTAAGCCAAACTTGAGGGGGTTTATCCCAAGTCACTAGAAAGTGATTTGCCTAGGAACACAGATAATCCTTTCTTTTACAATGGGCTCTCGTTCTCAAAGCTTGGTTTGATTCAACTTAGTTGAAAGacaattattatggagtattgCATTATTACTATTTATTTGTTCATCAAGAATGAAAAGAAATACTTCATAatcatgaaaaataatttcacaaTTGCAATGAAATTATTCAACATAACTGTGATAACTACTATCTTTTGGGGCACACCGACTCACTGAGTGCcatgaaataattaattatagatTCCTATGGGCTTATCACCATGGCCCATATTATGATTTTCAGAACACAATGCAAGTGCCTGTTAACTCTCTAGACTCATGACAACCAACAATTACATATCTATTGCCAACTTTAAagattttcaaatattttaaagaaaacttACCTCCAAACTTGGGATAAAGAGCTTTGTGAGTTTGCCACTCCCAGCTGCTTCTGGGAACTCCCCAACTCTAGGTACCGAGACCTACATGTCCTGGTGGCATGCCCGCTTGGGGTTGGCAGAATTCAACCTTTTCCACCAAGAGCTTTGTGAGTTTGTCATCCCGCACCAACATTGGAACTCTGTTCTTCTCCTTATTCCGGTAAGCTCGGTCAAATACTGAAATGGCTTGTGTAAATATTGCAAAAGTTCAAATcagcttttttaaaaataaaaataataataatataagctTTTTTTGTAAACCTACTGTAAAAGAACATAAAAAATTCTGAAGCAATATACGTTAGCACAACGAcaatcaaaaatcaaaaatcaaaatgcagTTGTAAACGATAAATATTACGCATAATTAAACCCGTTACCAATGGGGGAGTGTCTGGTTGGGACCAGAAGAAGATGCCACATCGCCAGTGGCTAATATTGAGCTGCGGCGTGAAGACCGTTCCGGCAGTGAAGCTCGGAATATTGAAGTACTCATCAACGAACGCAGTTATAAAGTGAAATTTGATGTTACGGAGTAGAGTCGAGACCCTAGATTGGGTATTTCTGCGGCTGCGGGGGGTAACTGAAATTTACCTTTTCAATTTGAGCTCTTctcaatctttttaatttgagttgttacaacttaagttataaataatttgcCTATGATACTTCACTTTTTTCTCTCTAGCCAAGTCTAGGGTTTTGGTTCTCTCCTAGGGTTTTCAGGTCTTCCCGTCgtttttcctcttctttctcCGGTGATTCATCggttcttttcttttctttcccgTGAGCTTCTTTGTGTCTGTGTGTGCTGCGATTGTTGCATGGCGTCTGAAACACCGCCGAATGGGGTTGCTGGCTTGACGGCACGTTGGGCAGATATGGTGTTAGAGGACGAGGAAGAGGCTTTCGAACCGGTGCACCTTCATGGACAGTCGGACAACATGATAGAGCACGAGACATGGCCGGTTGTGGGTCGTTTCTTAACGGCAAGGATGATTAAGCTCGAGTATATGCGTCAAGTTTTAGCTTCGGTTTGGAAGCCAGTGAAAGGGGTTCAGATCACGGAGTTACAGCCTAACGTATTCATGTTCGTTTTCTTTCACGCGACGGATATGCAATATGTTCTTGACGAAGGCCCTTGGTCGTTTGATAATTGCACACTTGTTTGTCGTCGGGTGCCGGATGGCGTTTTGCCTGGAGATGTCAAGCTTGACTCCATTGACATGTGGGTGCAGCTCCATGATGTCCCTGTAGGCTACACCTCGAGTTTGATCCTTGAACAAATCGGAAACTTCCTTGGTTCCTTTGTGAAGGGTGATGACCGGTTTGCAGGGGCACCTTGGTTGGATTTTTATCGGATTCGGGTGGCTTTGCCAGTTGATAAGCCGATCAAGAGAAGAATGAAGCTCCTTAAGCGTGATAAATCCTGGTGTTGGGTGACGTTTAAGTATGAACGGTTACACtgcttttgtttcttttgtggTATGATGGGTCACACGCATAGGTTTTGCTTAAAGGCGAGGGAATCATCTATCCCGCTTGATCAGTACCCCTTCGAAGCAGATTTGAGAGCGGGGCAGCGCCGGGGCCCTAGGGCAGTAGGGGATAATTAGCTGGTTCCGGTTGGCGGGCCGCCGAGGGAGGAGACGCGGTCGGAAGTGGCAGTCGGTGGTACCAGCAAAACGTCGGAAACTGTTGTGCCGGTTGACGTATTGGAGGCTGGGGCAGTGGTTACGACAGTGTCTAAACGCCGTCGAGAGGGCTCGGGTGGTGGTTCACGGCGTCAGGGAGGTAATGGTAGTGATGTGATTATGACCGAGGTGTCAAAAAACTTGCATGTGGCGGGTCTTGGTTCCTAGACCCGCCCATCATCATGAGTACTCTaagttggaactgtcgtggcttgggcaatccacgaACAGTTCGCGAAGTGATGGACCTGGTGTCCCGTAAGAAGCCTGAGTTCATTTTTCTTATGGAAACCAAGGTGGGACGGATTCACGCAGAGCGTCTCCGTGTCAAGCTTGGTTTTGAGGGATTATTCTATGTTGATAATGTTGGTTTGAGTGGTGGTCTTGCTTTATTCTGGAGGAGAAATAATACTGCGAGATTATTAAGTTTTTCGAAAAACCATGTGGATGTGGAAGTTTCTATTACAGGATTGGGGGATTGGAGGATGACAGGGTTCTATGGATTCCCTGAGCGGAGTAGGAGAACTGATTCATGGGACCTCTTAAGAACGCTAGCGGACATATCATCACTCCCTTGTGTGGTGATAGGGGATTTTAACGATCTCCTGTTGCAGGCAGAGAAAAGGGGTGGTAATCCGCATCCTGATAATCTACTCCGGGGTTTTAGGGAGGCTGTAGATGATTGTGGCTTAACACAACTCCCCATGCAGGGCTATCAGTTTACATGGGAAAGGGGCAGAGGAACCGTGGATTGGATGGAGGAGAGGTTGGATAAAGTCCTTGCAGGAGCTAATTGGTGTAATTTACTTCCGGAGGTGATTGTGACTAATATTATTTCTCGCAGTTCAGATCATTCGGCTCTCTACTTGGGAGTCAACCCGAGTGTGCGAGTACGTCAAAGACCACGCAGATCTTTTAAGTTTGAGATGGCCTAGGTCCATGATGAAGGCTACCGGAGGCAAGTAGAGGAGGCGTGGGAGGAAGGGAGAAATGCTGGCTTGTTGGCCTGTTTACAACATTGTGGAAATAAGCTTACCcgttgggggggggggagacCACTTCCACAAGTTTGGGGAGAAGATTGCTAACCTCCGGAAGAAGCAGTTACACCTTAAAGGCTGCCTTGATCCCCATTCTCTCGGGGAGTATCAGTGTATGGAGACGGAGTTGTGTCTGCTGGAGATTCAGGAGGATGTTTTTTGGAAACAAAGGGCGAAGCAGCATTGGTTGCGTGGAGCAGATGCTAACACCAAATTCTTTCACAGGTACGCCTCTGCTCGAAAGAGGAAAAACACTCTTTCTAGACTAATGAATGATATTGATGTGTGGGTAGAGGGGGATGATCTGAATGCTGTTGTGCTTGATTATTTTCATCGTATTTTTGCATCAAATAATACTTCCTTCAATATGGATTCTTTTACTGTTTCTATCACCCCATGTATCACCACCGAGCAGAATGATGCTCTTTTGCTGCCATTTTGTGAATCTGAGGTCAAAGCTGCTCTATTTTCAATGTTTCCTGATAAAGCCCCAGGATCGGATGGTATGAACCCGGGATTCTATCAACATTTTTGGGATGTTGTGGGGTCTGATGTGTCtgcttttgtgttaaaatgtCTGAATGAGTGTTCTTTCCCTGAGGGCATGAATGATACTAATGTGGTTTTAATTCCAAAGAAGAATACCCTAGAGAAGGTGTCTGATTTACGTCCTATAGCCCTCTGTAATGTAGTCTATAAAATCATGGCTAAAATGATTGCTAATAGGATGAAACCTCTGCTGGGAGATATAATCTCAGAGTCACAGAGTGCTTTTATCCCGAATAGGCTTATTACGGACAATATTCTCATTGCTGCGGAGGTGGGACACTATTTGAATAGAAAGCAGTGTGGTTTGGTTGGTTGGGGGGAAGTTGGATATGGCAAAGGCATATGACCGGATGGAGTGGCCTTATTTGCGGAAGATGTTGTTAGCTCTGGGCTTTTCAGTGAGTTGGGTAGACTTGGTTCTGTTATGTGTGACCACAGTCTCCTACAATTTCCTTGTGAATGGTACAGATATTGGTCAAATTGTTCCCACGCGTGGTATTCGCCAAGGAGATCCCCTATCTCCCTACTTGTTTATGACATGTGCAGAAGGTCTCTCCCTACTGCTCCAACAGGCTCAAGCAAGTTGTGATTTTCATGGCTGTAGAGTTGCTAGGGGTGCACCCCCGGTCTCTCATCTGTTTTTTGCATATTATAGTCTGTTGTTTTTTAGGCAAATATTCAAGAGGCTGAGGCTATTAAGCAATGTCTTACTGATTATGAGCATATGTCGGGCCAGGCGGTGAACTATCATAAATCCAATGTATGTTTCAGTAGAAACACGTCTCAGGGGGACAGGATTAATGTGGCTGCGGTTTTGGGAGTAGTTCTTGCTCCTAATTTCGGTAAATACCTGGGGCTCCCATCATTTGTTGGAAGAAATAAGAAAGCTGTGTTCtcatatatagaaaataagatCAAGCAAAGGATTGGGTCGTGGAATAAGAAACTTCTCTCACAGGCAGGAAAAGAGGTTCTACTTAAGAGTGTGGCCCAATCTATGCCTACATTCGCTATGAGTGTATTTTTACTTCCTGACTCAGTTTGTGTTGCTATTGAGAGGGCAATGAACCGTTATTGGTGGGGTTCTGGGAACGAGAGAGGCATACACTGGAAAGCTTGGGACAGACTGTGTGTACCCAAGAAATTTGGTGGTTTGGGATTCAAGGATTTGAGGGCTTTTAACCTTGCAATGCTAGGCAAACAGGCTTGGAGATTTCTGGTAACACCCCAATCACTAGTGGCTCGCATCTATAAGGCAAGATATTTTCCAAAGTCAACATTTATTGATGCCACTCTTGGTTATTGCCCAAGTTATTGTTGGCGGAGTATTATGGCCTCCCATGAATTAATCTGTAGTGGAGTAAGAAGGAGAGTGGGGAATGAAAAATCAACTCTAATCTGGGGTCATCCATGGTTACCTGACGAACCTGATCCAATGGTACAGACTATCATGCCAAATGAATTAGATGGCTTAGTGGTTTCAGGATTGATTGACCCGTCCACAGGAACATGGGACCATTCGATCATTCAGGATATCTTTCAGCATAATGACGTGGCCCGTATATTAAAAGTGCCAGTGGCTCCCCTCTATAAGGATTCCTGGTTCTGGCAAGGAGACCCAAAGGGCATCTATTCTGTCAAAGAAGGTTATAAGCGTATTGTGGGAGACCTACAGCCTACTACGGGTATTTATGATAAATGGCTACATCTTTGGAAAATAAAATGCCCTGCGAAATGGAAAATTTTTATATGGAGAGCTCTTTCTAATATTCTCCCAACCACTACGAATTTGATTGTAAAAAGAGTGGAGATTGATCCAACATGTCCAATGTGTGGAGTtctaaatgaaaatattatgcATTCACTTCTTTTATGTGATTTTTCATCATTGGTATGGAATGAGTCTACATTGCATGTTCCtagtgtgtgtgggggggggggNNNNNNNNNNNNNNNNNNNNNNNNNNNNNNNNNNNNNNNNNNNNNNNNNNNNNNNNNNNNNNNNNNNNNNNNNNNNNNNNNNNNNNNNNNNNNNNNNNNNNNNNNNNNNNNNNNNNNNNNNNNNNNNNNNNNNNNNNNNNNNNNNNNNNNNNNNNNNNNNNNNNNNNNNNNNNNNNNNNNNNNNNNNNNNNNNNNNNNNNNNNNNNNNNNNNNNNNNNNNNNNNNNNNNNNNNNNNNNNNNNNNNNNNNNNNNNNNNNNNNNNNNNNNNNNNNNNNNNNNNNNNNNNNNNNNNNNNNNNNNNNNNNNNNNNNNNNNNNNNNNNNNNNNNNNNNNNNNNNNNNNNNNNNNNNNNNNNNNNNNNNNNNNNNNNNNNNNNNNNNNNNNNNNNNNNNNNNNNNNNNNNNNNNNNNNNNNNNNNNNNNNNNNNNNNNNNNNNNNNNNNNNNNNNNNNNNNNNNNNNNNNNNNNNNNNNNNNNNNNNNNNNNNNNNNNNNNNNNNNNNNNNNNNNNNNNNNNNNNNNNNNNNNNNNNNNNNNNNNNNNNNNNNNNNNNNNNNNNNNNNNNNNNNNNNNNNNNNNNNNNNNNNNNNNNNNNNNNNNNNNNNNNNNNNNNNNNNNNNNNNNNNNNNNNNNNNNNNNNNNNNNNNNNNNNNNNNNNNNNNNNNNNNNNNNNNNNNNNNNNN
This portion of the Ipomoea triloba cultivar NCNSP0323 chromosome 5, ASM357664v1 genome encodes:
- the LOC116020466 gene encoding uncharacterized protein LOC116020466; its protein translation is MASETPPNGVAGLTARWADMVLEDEEEAFEPVHLHGQSDNMIEHETWPVVGRFLTARMIKLEYMRQVLASVWKPVKGVQITELQPNVFMFVFFHATDMQYVLDEGPWSFDNCTLVCRRVPDGVLPGDVKLDSIDMWVQLHDVPVGYTSSLILEQIGNFLGSFVKGDDRFAGAPWLDFYRIRVALPVDKPIKRRMKLLKRDKSWCWVTFKYERLHCFCFFCGMMGHTHRFCLKARESSIPLDQYPFEADLRAGQRRGPRAVGDN